In Parageobacillus sp. KH3-4, the genomic window TAAGTTAGTGCCGCGCTATATGCAGGAACCACCAGGAAACGCTTATGAAAGCGGCGGAGTTTTCCAATATGTCATCGTCGACGCAGAAAAAAACCCAACTGTGAAATTGCTCGACTTGCGTCTGGCCGAACGGATTCGTGATTTAAAGCTGCGCTTGCAAATGTATCGGGATGACCACCGCTATCCGCCGTTTAAGGAAATGATCGCGCCGGGAGTGTTTACTTTAGATTATAAAAAGCTCGGATATAAAGAACCGCCGCATGTCGTCAGCCCGTTTTCCGGCAACAATTTGCCGCTTGTCATCGATGGGAACGGGAAAATTTATATCGATTACCGCATCGACTTATATAACGCGTTAAAAAAAGAGAAACACCATTACCGCCCTGGCGATGACATTCGCGACATATTGGTGAAACATTCGCTATTTGTGCCCGCCTACTCCCTTCCGTATACGATTGACGCCAAAACAAATGAACCGGTTTTTTTAACAAAATGAGTCATGAACCCTTCTCTAGGAAAATACATTCTAGAGAAGGGATTTTTTATACATTTTTAGTCATAAACAAATAGGACAACATCATATTCATATAGTGTCCTACGATACTAGCGAATTCGGTTGTTAACTATAACGGCCCAAAAGACTGGAGGGGAGTCATTTGGAAAAAGTCGATATTTTCAAGGATATCGCCGAACGAACTGGTGGCGATATTTATTTAGGAGTAGTCGGTGCGGTCCGAACAGGAAAATCGACTTTCATAAAAAGGTTTATGGAGCTTGTCGTCATCCCGAATATTAAAAATGAAGCAGATAAAGCGCGCACGCAAGACGAATTGCCGCAAAGCGCCGCCGGAAAAACGATTATGACCACCGAGCCGAAATTCGTGCCAAATCAAGCGGTTACCGTAAAAGTCGACGAAGGGCTAGAAGTAAATATTCGCCTTGTTGATTGTGTAGGTTATGCCGTCCCCGGTGCAAAAGGGTATGAAGATGAGAACGGCCCGCGCATGATTCATACGCCGTGGTACGAGGAACCGATTCCGTTTCACGAAGCGGCGGAGATCGGAACAAGAAAAGTGATCCAAGAACATTCGACGATCGGCGTGGTCATTACGACGGACGGCACGATCGGCGAAATTCCGCGTCAAGATTATGTCGAAGCCGAGGAGCGCGTCATTCACGAGCTAAAAGAAGTCGGCAAGCCGTTTATTATGATCGTCAACACCGTTCGTCCGCATCATCCGGATACGGAAGCGCTCCGCCGCGAGCTCGCCGAAAAATATGATATTCCAGTGTTAGCCATCAGCGTCGAAAGCATGAGAGAAGCCGATGTGTATAACGTGCTTCGTGAAGCATTATATGAATTTCCGGTATTAGAAGTGAATGTAAATTTACCAAGCTGGGTCATGGTGCTCCGCGAAGATCATTGGCTTCGCGAAAGCTATCAAGATGCTGTCCGCGATACAGTTAAAGATATTAAGCGGCTGCGCGATGTGGATCGCGTTGTCCAGCAATTTAGCGAATATGATTTCATTGAAAAGGCGAGTCTTGCCGGCATTGAAATGGGGCGGGGAATTGCCGAAATTGACTTGTACGCGCCGGACGATTTGTATGACCAAATTTTAAAAGAAGTTGTTGGCGTGGAAATTCGCGGAAAAGATCATTTGCTGCAGCTTATGCAAGATTTTGCTCACGCAAAAGCAGAATATGACCAAATCGCCGATGCGTTAAAAATGGTGAAACAAACCGGTTATGGCATCGCGGCGCCGGCGCTTTCCGACATGAGCCTCGATGAGCCGGAAATCATTCGTCAAGGATCGCGCTTCGGCGTGCGGTTAAAAGCGGTAGCTCCATCCATTCATATGATTAAAGTGGACGTTGAATCGGAATTTGCGCCAATTATCGGCACGGAAAAACAAAGCGAAGAGCTTGTCCGTTATTTAATGCAAGATTTTGAAGATGATCCTCTCTCAATCTGGAATTCCGATATTTTTGGCCGTTCGCTTAGCTCGATTGTCCGCGAGGGCATTCAAGCAAAGCTTGCCCTTATGCCGGAAAACGCACGTTACAAGCTAAAAGAAACGCTTGAACGCATTATTAACGAAGGATCCGGCGGATTAATCGCCATTATTTTATAAGAGAAGGCTCCAAGATTGGAGTCTTTTTTATTTTTACTATGCGAGAAAATTAATAGAAACCCTTAGAAAACAAGGATTTTATCTTGATAACGCATAGGACATATGATAATCTTTTATCAGAAAAAGTTACTTTCTTTGGTGAAATGTGCCTAAATTTTATTGTTTTGTTGAAAATGTGTTGAATTATAGTGATAAATTGTTTAATATTAGGCATGTCACCGCATTTTATACGTATAGAAATATAAGAAAATGTGAAGAAATGGTATTACAAGCAATTTTGACAACCCTCTTGGGAGGAGGTGAATCGCATGAATAAGACAGAATTAGTTAACGCAGTGGCTGAAATTAGCGGCCTTTCCAAAAAAGACGCAACAAAAGCGGTGGACGCTGTATTTGAATCTATTACAGAAGCGCTGAAAAAAGGCGATAAAGTCCAATTAATTGGCTTTGGGAACTTTGAAGTGCGCGAGCGCGCGGCGCGCAAAGGGCGCAACCCGCAAACAGGGGAAGAAATGGAAATCCCTGCGAGCAAAGTTCCTGCATTCAAACCAGGAAAAGCTCTTAAAGATGCTGTGAAATAAGTTTACATATAAAAGCAATTAAGAGCTTGCAAAGGAAGGGTAAGCGATACGCTGCCCTTCTTTTTTG contains:
- the spoIVA gene encoding stage IV sporulation protein A, with product MEKVDIFKDIAERTGGDIYLGVVGAVRTGKSTFIKRFMELVVIPNIKNEADKARTQDELPQSAAGKTIMTTEPKFVPNQAVTVKVDEGLEVNIRLVDCVGYAVPGAKGYEDENGPRMIHTPWYEEPIPFHEAAEIGTRKVIQEHSTIGVVITTDGTIGEIPRQDYVEAEERVIHELKEVGKPFIMIVNTVRPHHPDTEALRRELAEKYDIPVLAISVESMREADVYNVLREALYEFPVLEVNVNLPSWVMVLREDHWLRESYQDAVRDTVKDIKRLRDVDRVVQQFSEYDFIEKASLAGIEMGRGIAEIDLYAPDDLYDQILKEVVGVEIRGKDHLLQLMQDFAHAKAEYDQIADALKMVKQTGYGIAAPALSDMSLDEPEIIRQGSRFGVRLKAVAPSIHMIKVDVESEFAPIIGTEKQSEELVRYLMQDFEDDPLSIWNSDIFGRSLSSIVREGIQAKLALMPENARYKLKETLERIINEGSGGLIAIIL
- a CDS encoding HU family DNA-binding protein encodes the protein MNKTELVNAVAEISGLSKKDATKAVDAVFESITEALKKGDKVQLIGFGNFEVRERAARKGRNPQTGEEMEIPASKVPAFKPGKALKDAVK